The proteins below are encoded in one region of Geobacter sp.:
- a CDS encoding formate/nitrite transporter family protein, which yields MEKRFLTPIETVSAIVANGQRVLTQSQSRTFVLSLLAGFYIAFGAQLATVVTQDAAVHLGVGVSRLLGGSVFSLGLMLVVVCGAELFTGNSLLTNAALHGAIPWGKLAENWIVVLLGNFIGSLFFAWLMFESRLWEGGAMADHAIRIAAAKCNLPFGVALVRGILCNWLVCLAVFMATAARDVTGKILSCYMPIMAFVASGFEHSIANMYFIPTGLLLAGELQRSEPGLTWGGFLLDNLLPVTLGNILGGVVFVAFAYWFIHRRSI from the coding sequence ATGGAAAAGCGCTTTCTCACGCCAATAGAGACGGTGTCGGCGATCGTGGCCAACGGGCAGCGGGTGCTTACCCAATCTCAATCGCGGACCTTTGTCCTGAGCCTTCTGGCAGGATTCTACATCGCCTTTGGCGCGCAGCTGGCGACCGTGGTGACGCAGGATGCGGCAGTACACCTGGGGGTCGGCGTTTCCAGGCTGCTCGGCGGGAGCGTCTTCTCCCTCGGCCTGATGCTGGTGGTCGTCTGCGGCGCCGAGCTCTTCACCGGCAACAGCCTGCTCACCAATGCGGCCCTGCACGGGGCCATCCCCTGGGGGAAGCTCGCGGAAAACTGGATCGTGGTGCTGTTGGGGAACTTTATCGGCTCACTCTTCTTTGCCTGGTTGATGTTCGAATCGCGGCTCTGGGAGGGGGGGGCGATGGCCGATCATGCCATCCGGATTGCGGCTGCCAAGTGCAATCTCCCCTTCGGCGTGGCCCTGGTCAGGGGAATCCTCTGCAACTGGCTGGTCTGCCTGGCGGTCTTCATGGCCACGGCAGCCCGGGACGTGACCGGAAAGATCCTCTCCTGCTACATGCCGATCATGGCCTTTGTCGCCAGCGGCTTCGAGCATTCCATTGCCAACATGTACTTCATTCCGACCGGTCTCCTGCTGGCCGGAGAGCTGCAGCGGAGCGAGCCGGGGCTTACCTGGGGGGGATTCCTGCTGGACAACCTCTTGCCGGTGACCCTGGGGAACATCCTCGGCGGGGTGGTGTTCGTTGCCTTTGCCTACTGGTTCATCCATCGCCGGAGCATCTGA
- a CDS encoding DUF4350 domain-containing protein: MKQRILTIFSACLLSAASIGSSPATAATVLFDQGHNQRFLAGETGPLQLSGLAGQFTQKGFTVTTQNGPLSKEALAGVTALVISGPFAPYTPAEVDAIVDFVEQGGRLAIMLHIGSPLIPLLDRLGVVVSNSVIHEQENIIKDDALNFRVTRFEPGPLSQGLQQFSIYGGWALLNNGPNTAVVARTGDKAWVDLNRDRTLTPGDAVQAFAVAVSGTAGTGRFVVFGDDAIFQNQHLDESNSILAANLVSWLE, encoded by the coding sequence ATGAAACAACGTATCCTCACCATCTTCTCCGCCTGCCTGCTGTCTGCCGCCAGTATCGGCTCTTCTCCCGCCACCGCAGCCACCGTCCTCTTCGATCAGGGGCACAACCAGCGCTTTCTGGCCGGCGAGACCGGCCCGTTGCAGCTGTCCGGTCTTGCCGGGCAGTTCACCCAAAAGGGGTTCACGGTTACCACCCAGAACGGGCCGCTCAGCAAGGAGGCGCTGGCCGGCGTCACGGCCCTGGTCATCTCCGGGCCGTTCGCACCCTACACCCCGGCAGAGGTCGATGCCATCGTTGACTTCGTCGAGCAAGGGGGCCGACTGGCCATCATGCTCCACATCGGCTCGCCGCTCATCCCCCTCCTGGACCGTCTCGGCGTCGTGGTTTCCAACAGCGTCATCCACGAGCAGGAAAACATCATCAAGGACGATGCCCTGAACTTCCGGGTGACCCGGTTCGAACCGGGACCGCTGAGCCAGGGGCTGCAGCAGTTCAGCATCTACGGCGGCTGGGCCCTTTTGAACAATGGGCCGAACACCGCCGTGGTTGCCCGTACCGGCGACAAGGCGTGGGTAGACCTCAACCGCGACCGGACGCTCACGCCGGGCGATGCGGTCCAGGCCTTTGCCGTTGCGGTTTCCGGGACAGCAGGAACCGGACGATTCGTCGTATTCGGCGACGACGCCATCTTCCAGAACCAGCACCTGGACGAAAGCAATTCCATCCTGGCCGCCAATCTGGTATCCTGGCTGGAATGA
- a CDS encoding acylphosphatase — protein MKVCRRVVVQGRVQGVAFRNNTQLTARNLNVDGWVRNLGNGDVEGCFEGDEQAVLALVEWCRRGPAAARVDNLIVHEEPCCGAFSGFEIRY, from the coding sequence ATGAAGGTCTGCAGGAGAGTGGTGGTGCAGGGGCGGGTCCAGGGGGTGGCGTTTCGCAACAACACCCAGCTCACGGCCCGGAATCTGAACGTGGACGGCTGGGTGAGAAACCTGGGCAATGGCGATGTGGAAGGATGTTTCGAGGGGGACGAGCAGGCTGTCCTGGCGCTGGTGGAATGGTGCCGCCGCGGCCCGGCTGCGGCGCGGGTGGATAACCTCATCGTCCATGAAGAGCCGTGCTGCGGCGCATTCAGCGGATTCGAGATCCGTTACTGA
- the ligA gene encoding NAD-dependent DNA ligase LigA, protein MDLFAAPQRIAELRRLIEHHNRLYYRDDRPEISDAEYDALFRELVALEEQYPQLAAADSPTRRVGSAPLEKFAQITHRLPMLSLENAFTEADILDFDERVKRFLGMESGAALAYVCEPKMDGIAVELVYEQGRFAAGSTRGDGFTGEDITKNLQTIKSLPLRLDTDSPPLLCEVRGEVFLPLEPFRRLNAEREEAGEAPFANPRNAAAGSLRQLDSRVTARRPLTIFCYAPGLVEGGSFASQSEFLATIAAWGLPVNPLIKRVEGVDGIIAYYRQMAAQRETLPYEIDGVVVKVDSYPLQAELGEKSRSPRWAVAIKFPPRQATTLVEDIVPQVGRTGVITPVAHLRPVEVSGVMVSRATLHNWEEMEKKDIRIGDTVVVERAGDVIPAVVKVLTDKRDGSERQLAIPVVCPACGSEVVKIPDEVAVRCMGLSCPAQIRESIIHFASRHAMDIDGLGEKYIEQLLRLGLVKSVADLYGLSRDDFMKFERMGEKLAENLLAAIEGSKQRELSRFIFALGIRHVGEHTAKLLASAFGSIRNLEQASEEELLTIREVGPQVAQSIATFFRNRANIEVIERLLAAGVAPSAQEKRVGGRFTGKTFVFTGALTRFTRDEAKRLVEAEGGHAAGSVSKKTDYVVAGAEAGSKLDKARQLGVAVLGEDEFLELMRG, encoded by the coding sequence ATGGACCTCTTTGCCGCCCCGCAGCGGATAGCAGAGCTGCGCAGACTGATCGAGCACCACAACCGCCTCTATTACCGGGATGACCGGCCGGAGATCTCCGATGCCGAGTACGACGCCCTGTTCCGGGAGTTGGTGGCGCTGGAGGAGCAGTATCCCCAGCTTGCCGCAGCCGATTCGCCCACCCGCCGGGTCGGGAGCGCGCCGCTGGAGAAGTTTGCCCAGATCACCCATCGCCTCCCCATGCTTTCGCTGGAGAACGCCTTTACCGAGGCCGATATCCTCGACTTCGACGAACGGGTGAAACGATTTCTCGGTATGGAGAGCGGCGCTGCGCTGGCCTACGTCTGCGAACCGAAGATGGACGGCATTGCGGTGGAACTGGTCTATGAACAGGGGCGCTTCGCGGCGGGCTCAACCCGTGGCGACGGCTTCACCGGCGAAGATATCACGAAGAACCTGCAGACCATCAAGAGCCTGCCGCTACGGCTGGATACGGACTCCCCCCCGCTTCTCTGCGAGGTGCGCGGCGAGGTCTTCCTGCCGCTGGAGCCGTTCCGGCGGCTTAATGCCGAGCGGGAGGAGGCCGGGGAGGCGCCGTTTGCCAACCCGCGCAATGCGGCTGCCGGCTCGCTCCGCCAGCTCGACTCCCGCGTGACTGCCAGAAGGCCGCTGACGATTTTCTGCTATGCCCCCGGCCTGGTGGAGGGGGGGAGCTTTGCCTCGCAGTCGGAGTTTCTTGCCACCATTGCCGCCTGGGGTCTGCCGGTCAACCCGCTGATCAAGAGGGTGGAGGGGGTGGACGGCATCATCGCCTATTACCGGCAGATGGCTGCACAGCGCGAAACACTCCCCTACGAGATCGACGGCGTGGTGGTGAAGGTGGACTCCTACCCCCTCCAGGCGGAACTGGGGGAGAAGAGCCGTTCGCCCCGCTGGGCCGTGGCGATCAAGTTCCCACCCCGCCAGGCCACCACCCTGGTGGAGGATATCGTGCCCCAGGTGGGGCGGACCGGGGTGATCACGCCGGTGGCCCATCTCCGCCCCGTCGAGGTGTCGGGGGTGATGGTAAGCCGCGCCACCCTGCACAACTGGGAGGAGATGGAGAAGAAGGATATCCGGATCGGCGACACCGTGGTGGTGGAGCGGGCCGGCGACGTCATCCCGGCCGTGGTGAAGGTCCTGACCGATAAGCGGGATGGCAGCGAGCGGCAGCTCGCCATCCCCGTTGTCTGCCCGGCCTGCGGCTCCGAGGTGGTGAAGATCCCGGACGAGGTGGCGGTCCGCTGCATGGGGCTCTCCTGCCCGGCCCAGATCCGGGAGTCGATCATCCATTTCGCTTCCCGGCACGCCATGGACATCGACGGCCTGGGGGAGAAATACATCGAGCAGCTCCTGCGCCTGGGGCTGGTGAAAAGCGTGGCCGACCTCTACGGCCTCAGCCGCGACGACTTCATGAAATTCGAGCGGATGGGGGAGAAGCTGGCTGAGAACCTCTTGGCCGCCATCGAGGGGAGCAAGCAGCGAGAGCTCTCCCGCTTCATCTTTGCCCTCGGCATCCGCCACGTCGGCGAGCATACGGCAAAGCTGCTCGCTTCCGCCTTCGGCAGCATCCGGAACCTGGAGCAGGCGTCGGAGGAGGAGCTGTTGACCATCCGGGAAGTCGGACCCCAGGTGGCGCAGAGTATTGCCACCTTTTTCCGCAACCGGGCCAATATCGAGGTGATCGAGCGCCTGCTGGCGGCAGGTGTCGCGCCGTCCGCTCAGGAAAAGAGGGTTGGCGGGCGGTTCACCGGCAAGACCTTTGTCTTTACCGGCGCGCTCACCCGGTTTACGCGCGACGAGGCAAAGCGGCTGGTGGAGGCGGAAGGGGGGCATGCGGCCGGCTCGGTCTCGAAAAAGACCGATTACGTGGTGGCAGGCGCTGAGGCCGGCAGCAAGCTGGACAAGGCCCGTCAGCTCGGGGTCGCGGTCCTGGGCGAGGACGAGTTTCTGGAGCTGATGCGTGGCTGA
- a CDS encoding AAA family ATPase → MIDLQSLNPQQRAAVAHNEGPLLVLAGAGSGKTRVITSRIAYLVQSRGVAPEQILAVTFTNKAAREMQERLQELVGGQAKGMVVSTFHSLGVRLLRQEIERLGYKRNFSIYSGSDQLGLIRQALKEVNDSDRKFDADSLLWRISGAKNALVGPDRFTPSHGDDIDMMAAAVYPRYQALLKSCNAVDFDDIIMLTVELLRDHSDVLERWQERFRYIMVDEYQDTNPSQYLLISLLAAKYRNICVVGDDDQSIYGWRGADVEKILSFERDYPGCRVITLEQNYRSTGTILDAANHVIKNNSKRKVKSLWTDAGAGRPIDLLVACDEEEEASTVVERIQLHCFRDKAGYGDVAILYRTNAQSRPFEEQLRFAGIPYVLIGGTQFYERKEVKDTIAYLRAIANPRDEQALIRIVNFPKRGIGDTTMLRLNQWSLEHNVPLFETLGRVAEIEDIAEPMREKILAFHELLEEERERFRRPGNLAAHADRLFKRLKIEDEFYRLSDDPAAARRRIENIEQVVNSLAAFESQTVGVTLSTFLEKVTLMDEDRFPGRDKKEHGKDAVTLMSLHSSKGLEFPYVFLAGLEEEILPHKKSIFEECSLDEERRLMYVGITRARCHLTITRCLKRKHYGKLEERVPSRFLEEIPAGLVNRLDLEGSPGPSAEDEEKLAGDFFSMMKGMLGP, encoded by the coding sequence GTGATCGATCTGCAATCATTGAACCCCCAGCAACGGGCCGCCGTCGCCCATAACGAAGGACCGCTCCTGGTCCTTGCCGGTGCCGGCTCCGGCAAGACCCGCGTCATCACCAGCCGGATCGCCTATCTGGTCCAGTCCAGGGGGGTCGCCCCGGAGCAGATCCTGGCGGTGACCTTCACCAACAAGGCTGCCCGCGAGATGCAGGAGCGGCTGCAGGAGCTGGTGGGGGGCCAGGCAAAGGGGATGGTGGTCTCCACCTTTCACTCCCTGGGGGTGCGGCTTTTGCGCCAGGAGATCGAGCGGCTCGGATACAAGCGCAACTTCTCCATCTACTCGGGCTCCGACCAGCTGGGGCTGATCCGCCAGGCCCTGAAGGAGGTGAACGACAGCGACCGGAAGTTCGATGCCGACAGCCTGCTCTGGCGGATCTCCGGCGCCAAGAACGCCCTGGTCGGCCCGGACCGGTTCACACCGAGCCACGGCGACGACATCGACATGATGGCGGCAGCGGTCTACCCCCGCTACCAGGCCCTGCTGAAGAGCTGCAATGCCGTGGACTTCGACGACATCATCATGCTGACGGTGGAGCTTTTGCGCGACCATTCCGACGTGCTGGAGCGCTGGCAGGAGCGGTTCCGCTACATCATGGTGGACGAATACCAGGATACCAACCCCTCCCAGTACCTGCTCATCTCGCTCCTGGCGGCAAAGTACCGCAACATCTGCGTGGTGGGGGACGACGACCAGTCCATCTACGGCTGGCGCGGCGCGGACGTGGAAAAGATCCTCTCCTTCGAGCGGGACTACCCCGGCTGCCGGGTCATCACCCTGGAGCAGAACTACCGCTCCACCGGCACCATCCTCGATGCGGCCAACCACGTCATCAAGAACAACAGCAAAAGGAAGGTCAAGTCGCTCTGGACCGATGCCGGGGCCGGGCGCCCCATCGACCTGCTGGTTGCCTGCGACGAGGAGGAAGAGGCGTCAACGGTGGTGGAACGGATTCAGCTTCACTGCTTTCGCGACAAGGCGGGTTACGGCGATGTCGCCATCCTCTACCGGACCAATGCCCAGAGCCGCCCCTTCGAGGAGCAGCTCCGCTTCGCCGGCATCCCTTACGTGCTGATCGGCGGGACGCAGTTTTACGAGCGGAAAGAGGTGAAGGACACCATTGCCTACCTGCGGGCCATTGCCAACCCCAGGGACGAGCAGGCGCTCATCAGGATAGTCAACTTCCCCAAGCGGGGGATCGGCGACACGACCATGCTCCGGCTCAACCAGTGGTCCCTGGAGCATAACGTGCCGCTGTTCGAGACGCTGGGGAGGGTGGCGGAGATCGAGGATATCGCCGAACCGATGCGGGAGAAGATCCTGGCATTCCACGAACTGCTGGAAGAGGAGCGGGAGCGTTTCCGCCGCCCCGGCAACCTGGCTGCCCATGCCGACCGGTTGTTCAAGCGACTGAAGATCGAGGACGAATTCTACCGCTTGAGCGACGATCCGGCAGCGGCCCGGCGGAGGATCGAAAACATCGAGCAGGTGGTCAACTCGCTGGCGGCCTTCGAGTCGCAGACGGTCGGCGTCACCCTTTCCACCTTCCTGGAAAAGGTCACCCTCATGGACGAGGACCGCTTCCCCGGCCGGGACAAGAAAGAGCACGGCAAGGATGCGGTGACCCTGATGTCGCTCCATTCCAGCAAGGGGCTGGAGTTCCCCTACGTCTTTCTGGCCGGGCTGGAGGAGGAGATCCTGCCGCACAAGAAATCGATCTTCGAGGAATGCTCTCTCGACGAGGAGCGGCGGCTCATGTACGTGGGGATCACCCGGGCCCGGTGCCACCTGACCATCACCCGCTGCCTGAAGCGCAAGCACTACGGCAAGCTGGAAGAGCGGGTTCCGTCCCGGTTTCTGGAAGAGATACCGGCCGGGCTCGTGAACCGCCTGGACCTTGAAGGCTCACCCGGTCCCAGCGCCGAAGATGAAGAAAAACTGGCCGGCGATTTCTTCAGCATGATGAAAGGGATGCTTGGCCCCTGA
- a CDS encoding ABC transporter substrate-binding protein, with amino-acid sequence MIKIILAALFVVTVLSPPAGAESIRMAGSGGMIPLMNDLAGAYMKKYPGEIIEVDQKSLGTVGGILAARDNAVDIGMTAKRLSRELKALKLKEFEIARVPVEFGVNRAVTVTNLTDRQICDLYAGRITNWRQLGSGDAPVALLSRPDTDSTYLAVAEGLGCFASNSKGDRVRVLLKSKEMADELARVSNAIGIVDSVVIAKSGGKIRPLALNGKKASPEAVARGNWPMVKEFTLVLGQRKSPAIRRFLQFIQSPQGKAIITKNDALPTTFKIDF; translated from the coding sequence ATGATCAAGATCATTCTGGCAGCACTGTTTGTGGTAACGGTTCTGAGCCCGCCGGCTGGTGCGGAGTCCATCAGGATGGCCGGCTCCGGGGGGATGATCCCTTTGATGAACGACCTTGCCGGCGCCTACATGAAGAAGTATCCGGGTGAAATCATCGAAGTGGATCAGAAATCGCTGGGAACGGTGGGAGGCATCCTTGCCGCGCGTGACAATGCTGTCGATATCGGCATGACCGCCAAACGTCTGAGCCGCGAGTTGAAGGCTCTCAAGCTGAAGGAGTTCGAAATAGCCAGGGTGCCGGTGGAATTCGGGGTGAACCGTGCCGTGACCGTAACGAACCTTACCGACCGGCAGATTTGCGATCTCTATGCCGGCAGGATCACAAACTGGCGACAGCTTGGCAGTGGAGATGCCCCGGTTGCCCTGCTCTCGCGCCCAGACACCGATTCCACCTATCTGGCGGTGGCGGAAGGACTCGGCTGTTTCGCCTCCAACAGCAAGGGGGACAGGGTGCGCGTTCTGCTCAAATCCAAGGAGATGGCCGACGAACTTGCCAGGGTCTCCAATGCCATCGGTATCGTGGATTCGGTGGTGATCGCGAAATCCGGCGGGAAAATCAGGCCGCTTGCCCTCAACGGGAAGAAGGCGTCCCCGGAGGCGGTTGCCAGGGGGAACTGGCCTATGGTCAAGGAGTTTACCCTGGTGCTGGGACAGCGAAAGTCTCCTGCCATCAGGCGTTTCCTGCAGTTCATCCAGTCGCCCCAGGGAAAGGCGATCATAACCAAAAACGACGCCCTTCCGACTACGTTCAAGATCGATTTCTGA
- a CDS encoding bacteriohemerythrin — MTRWNDELSLGLEEIDNQHRELFRRMETLLEACVAGKAAEEVIDMLAFLDDYVALHFRTEEVLQERFAYPGLPFHRQQHDLFRRRLLLLKEEVATKGGGSDVALQVNQMLIEWLRDHILAVDKQTALYLSPRLP; from the coding sequence ATGACACGCTGGAACGATGAACTGAGCCTGGGGCTGGAAGAGATCGACAATCAGCACCGTGAACTGTTCAGACGGATGGAGACGCTCTTGGAGGCGTGCGTGGCCGGGAAGGCGGCAGAAGAGGTGATCGACATGCTGGCATTTCTCGACGACTACGTGGCGCTGCATTTCCGGACCGAGGAGGTGCTGCAGGAGCGGTTTGCCTACCCCGGCCTGCCGTTTCATCGGCAGCAGCACGACCTGTTTCGCCGGCGGCTCCTCCTTCTGAAGGAAGAGGTGGCGACGAAGGGGGGAGGGAGCGACGTGGCGTTGCAGGTCAACCAGATGCTGATCGAATGGCTGCGGGACCATATCCTTGCCGTGGACAAGCAGACCGCGCTCTATCTGTCGCCCCGCCTTCCCTGA
- a CDS encoding RluA family pseudouridine synthase has translation MIAYTITVQDHCRPVGSWLRLLLPTAPAGYLHQLLKKGHLAVNGATVRESTLLLLSDRVTLKESARTHQFLAAAAPFLDILFEDSWLVAINKPPGLPMHPAAEVGPDNLVDLATAILQERALLHDPDHPSTLRLRPINRLDRGTSGAVLLAKSSNAAGMFGRMVMEEGLGKLYLAVVSGRLPGKGEISAPVEGKEAMTVFSSLYTGRETSLVALWPQTGRMHQLRQHLRHIGHPIIADRRYGGKPLPTYAGHALHAFRTWFRHPDSGQNVDICAPLPEGFLDLVQATAGPSFEQLLAELPRLTPP, from the coding sequence ATGATCGCCTATACCATTACCGTCCAAGACCATTGCCGACCGGTGGGGAGCTGGCTGAGACTACTGCTCCCCACCGCTCCTGCCGGTTATCTTCACCAACTGCTGAAAAAGGGGCATCTTGCCGTCAACGGGGCAACGGTCCGGGAATCCACCCTGCTGCTCCTCTCAGACCGGGTGACCCTCAAGGAGAGCGCCCGGACTCACCAGTTCCTCGCTGCAGCGGCCCCCTTCCTCGACATCCTCTTCGAAGACAGCTGGCTGGTGGCCATCAACAAGCCCCCCGGCCTCCCGATGCACCCGGCAGCAGAAGTCGGCCCCGACAACCTGGTGGATCTGGCAACCGCCATCCTGCAGGAACGGGCGCTGCTCCACGATCCCGACCACCCCTCCACCCTCCGGCTGCGCCCCATAAACCGGCTCGACCGGGGAACCTCCGGTGCGGTCCTGCTCGCCAAATCCTCCAATGCCGCCGGCATGTTCGGCCGGATGGTCATGGAAGAGGGGCTGGGGAAACTCTACCTGGCGGTCGTCTCCGGCAGGTTGCCGGGCAAGGGGGAGATCTCCGCCCCAGTCGAAGGCAAGGAGGCGATGACCGTCTTCAGCAGCCTCTACACCGGCAGGGAGACCTCCCTGGTGGCGCTCTGGCCCCAGACCGGCAGGATGCACCAGCTTCGCCAGCACCTGCGCCACATCGGCCACCCGATCATCGCCGACCGCCGCTACGGCGGCAAGCCTCTCCCCACCTATGCCGGACATGCCCTGCATGCCTTCCGCACCTGGTTCCGCCATCCGGACAGCGGCCAGAACGTGGATATCTGCGCCCCCCTGCCGGAAGGGTTCCTCGACCTCGTTCAGGCGACAGCCGGTCCCTCGTTCGAGCAGCTCCTGGCGGAACTCCCCCGTCTCACCCCGCCGTAG